ttatctaaaaagCTTAGTCAGTATTATTTTCTCGCCTCCCGCAAAACGACCCTTTGTGAGCTGTATATACAATAGTAACGTGCACCTGATAAGATCTTTTATTATTTTACTCGTGAAGAATAAACTTTAAATTTAGATGAGTTGTGTAACCCCACAAGTCATCTTCTTTCATGAATAAAATATGGTGGGATATTACCAAGAACATGATTAAAGTAATGAATAAAGTACTTTCGCTCTCCCATTACAATAATAAGGTAGTATTAAAGAAAGCCCAACTGGTATGGCTGTATATATAAACTTTTAAagtactattttgactagatGGTTTTCCATGTTCTTTTATTCATCTTGCATTGGTTAATACAATATTGTATTCTATTATATTGCACATGAGATGCTTAGTAGCTTGTATTTAAATTCCGAGAAGACTAGAACATGTTCATCCCCTTTTTCAGCTGCACTTTGAATTATTTATTTGTTCATACTGTCTTATTATTTATAAAGGAAAAAAAGTTTTGGAGAAAGCATAAACGTTTTAACAATATATAGGTTCGTAGGTCGGGGTTTCGTCTGTCTTTTCTGAATATATACTTAAGTAATCTTACCAAGGAGTTGTTTATTATTAGGTAACTACTTAATTGCATTTGTGTATTGGTAGAGTTAAATAGCTGACTTAGGTATTTCTTTTACATCAGAATTCAGAAGCCTGTTTATGCACCTAGTAAATATAATATCTTCTTATCTTGTCTTATGATTTTGCAGCACCTGCGAGATGTTTAGCGATGCAGTGGTCATTCTCGAACAACGTCTCTGCTCATCCTCATTACCTCTCTTTCAAAAGTGCTGAAGAGGATAAGCCAAAAACTGGTTTTGAGTCTCTTGCATCAACTGGGTTGGTGACTATAACCACAACTGAAGCTGTCGACTCGAGTCATCGGACATACTCTGGTGTCACACAGGTTTGTTATGGATCTTCATAACCTAAAATGCCTAGATGGGACTGCTAAATGGTAACAGAGATCTTGTATGAATACTTTCCCATTTATGTCTTTTCATTAGTTGTTCCTCTAAATGTCAGAAAAATATGATGCTAGAAAAGCAAGGTGGAACACACTACACAACAACTTTCCCTCCTCGTCACTTTGATGCCCAATCCGTACATCGATCTCATGGAGTCAGAGTGCTCCCAGTTGCGAACCCAACAAATCAGATTTCTGTATCTATGACTATGCCTGGTCATAAGTCTTATCTTTCTCCTGTTGGACAGAATCTAATAACTACTGTAACTCCGGGAGCTCCTGTTGCTAGCCCCATTTCAGCTGTTCCAACTAGCAGTGCTGTCGTGGGCACCACTGATTTAAGGTATGTTAGCTAACATTGATATAAAATGCCTATTGAGAAAACTTTTACCGAAGGGGGATGTTGAGTTTTTTGTGGATCTCTATTGGCAGGGGTGCTCCCAAGACTCCCCCAGGTCCTGCCCAGTTGACCATTTTTTATGCTGGTTCTGTCTGCGTTTATGACAATGTTTCACCAGAGAAGGTAAACGCACTAGACCTTTAGGTTCTCTTTGATGTCGATCTCATGAATTATCTTATGTTGACAATTGTTTCTTCTTTTGGACTAGGCTCAAGCTATTATGTTGCTTGCTGGAAATGCACCACCTGTTACACCAAATGCAACAACATCTACTCTATCTCCACTTCAGGCGCCTATACCTAAGTCGCCTTCTATTGACTCTTTTGCTGTAAACCATTCGCATAATACAACACCTACTCTTGCCAGTCCCATTTCTATGACATCCCATGGTGGCTCACAATCTGCCGGAGTGTCTAGTAATGCAAATGGAGTAACTATTACCAAATCAATAGGAGTCCTGCCATCTCCTTCCCTTAAATCAGAGCCTTCCAAAGTTGCCAGTTCCGTAGGATCTTTTCCTGCCACCATGGTTCCATCAGGTATAATCTCGTGCTTTCAAAACTGAATAGCTAATCACCAAGATTTTTGGCCAATATCTTTACTCGTGCATTATATAAGCATAATGATTGGGCATTTCTTGTCTG
The nucleotide sequence above comes from Lycium barbarum isolate Lr01 chromosome 3, ASM1917538v2, whole genome shotgun sequence. Encoded proteins:
- the LOC132633183 gene encoding protein TIFY 6B isoform X1; this translates as MERDFMGLKVKQEVNEEPTDPAPARCLAMQWSFSNNVSAHPHYLSFKSAEEDKPKTGFESLASTGLVTITTTEAVDSSHRTYSGVTQKNMMLEKQGGTHYTTTFPPRHFDAQSVHRSHGVRVLPVANPTNQISVSMTMPGHKSYLSPVGQNLITTVTPGAPVASPISAVPTSSAVVGTTDLRGAPKTPPGPAQLTIFYAGSVCVYDNVSPEKAQAIMLLAGNAPPVTPNATTSTLSPLQAPIPKSPSIDSFAVNHSHNTTPTLASPISMTSHGGSQSAGVSSNANGVTITKSIGVLPSPSLKSEPSKVASSVGSFPATMVPSAVPQARKASLTRFLEKRKERVISASPYPPNNKQSPECSNPGFGRSLSMNSSGSCPSHVINLIK
- the LOC132633183 gene encoding protein TIFY 6B isoform X2: MERDFMGLKVKQEVNEEPTDPAPARCLAMQWSFSNNVSAHPHYLSFKSAEEDKPKTGFESLASTGLVTITTTEAVDSSHRTYSGVTQNLITTVTPGAPVASPISAVPTSSAVVGTTDLRGAPKTPPGPAQLTIFYAGSVCVYDNVSPEKAQAIMLLAGNAPPVTPNATTSTLSPLQAPIPKSPSIDSFAVNHSHNTTPTLASPISMTSHGGSQSAGVSSNANGVTITKSIGVLPSPSLKSEPSKVASSVGSFPATMVPSAVPQARKASLTRFLEKRKERVISASPYPPNNKQSPECSNPGFGRSLSMNSSGSCPSHVINLIK